aaCCGAGTAGTTCGGTTTCGGtttaattttttccaaaaaccgaggaaaaccgaaccatgtgcagcctTGATCACAGCAGAAACCCATCACTCTTCCATTAACGAATTTCCCAGCAACTGATAGGataacatcaccttcttcttctccctcaccTTCTTCATTAGCATGTTTCGCATTCTGCATCGATTCTATCTCTCTTTCTCACGCCAAAAAAGtttaacttcttctcctcccttacATCTTCCATGAAAACCCTAGAACTGAGATTAGAGATTGCTTTCGAAAAATGAATCAGATGCTTTCAATCAATCTATTTTTAATTGCAGAATGGTGGTTCAAAGATTATCTAATTAGTTTCGATTTGGTtgaatttcatcttcttcattacgTATGTAATTCCAAACTCTTAATTATTTGATTTTTACTTGAAATGGGGTTTCTCCTGAATCAAACCAGGACAACAAAAAATAATATCCTTACTATCTTTGTTAATTCGATTGTTTGAAACTAGGGATTTTTCTCAATTAGGGAAAAAGTAATAGGTAAATTTGTGTTTGGACACTAAATGAATGGTTTCCAATTTGGGTTAACATGTGTAGTTTGGTGTGCCATTAGATATTAGGTGTTAGTGATTTCATTGATATATAATCTGATTGCTATTTTATGTGATAAATTTAACTTTCACCGTATTAAATCCAAGTGTGATACCCTGCATATTTTGTAGCTACCTTTGTCTCTGATGATGGGGTTTTACAGTAGAGTAAGGTTACAACTTAGAGGCATATAGTGCCATCTGCATTTCACACCTTATTTGAGAGCAAACTGACTTATATGTGGTAGCTAGGCACAATATGCATCATATGGTCCAACTCACTAGGGTGATGTCTGTATGGCACAACTCTGTTTTACAAGATTATGCTGATATAGATAATAAGTTAGAAAACATTTAATTCTCAGTATCGACCAACATGATTTATGTATACTTCTTTATCTGTGATCAAGTAAATTTTCCATCTTTGAATAATGCTACATTTCCGTCTTCACAACAATGCTCTATCATAGCTAGGCTCCTTGCCACATACCATTAGGAATTAGAACAAATAATTTTTCTGTTGGCAGGGAGGATTTCGGTATCTTTGTCTGAGAAGATGAGTGCCACTACCAAAATCTGCAAAATGCCCTCATCTCTGTTATCTTCAAATTTGCCTAGCCATTAACGAAAGATGTGGTAGATTTTATATAATCCAGGGTAGTTACCAGGTTCCATGTCTCAAAATTTCTCACAACTCATCGACTCGACTCTTCCTCTCTGGTCACCACTCTTCAGTTTCTCACCACCcccaccactaccatcaccactagcaccaccgaTGATTCTCCTTTGGTCAGTCGTTCATCACTACTACTACGCCATCAGCACCATCGAACCAGCTCCACCACCAAATTCCTTCAAAATATTTATCAATTTATCAATTTATGTCAGGTACGATTGTTAGGATTCAACCATATCTGAATGCTTAGGTTAgtttttttgaatggtgaatttgATTTACCGTCACCAAATCAGTATATCACCATCATTTTGAGTCTCATATGTGTTAGGAATCAACCACATCTGAATTCTTAGGTTAGTTTTTTTCATATGTTCTCAGAACCGAAATATGAAGTACCTATTTAGATCCGATTCTCTTCCAATTTCAATTAAGAGAAGcttgaatcaacataaaatttgtgttaattttgtttaaaCATCTCTTATACAGAAGTTCCATCGACATGTAAGTTTCATTTTGATCCTATTCTATTTGGTACTTTTCCAGAATATTTTCTCTGATTTTGACTTTGTTGTTGCAGATTTTTGTCGGTTTTATTTTGGTACTTTCTATAAAGTCTTCTGTGACAttgttttgtagatttttattggtACAGGCAAACCAGCATTCAGGTAAATGTCAATTGAATTCCACTTGATTTGAATCGTTTTGTGATGTATTAGGTTAGGATCTGAATTGTTTGTTGTTATTGTTTGAGTAGCTATCAAACGTGATGTGTAACACATGATGTAACATATATAATGTTGTTGTTATCAAATGGATTCGAATCGTTGTTGTTTTGGTTCTAGATTTGGCTTTTCCTGTCATATCTATCTGGTAGGATGAGCATGCTTTTGATAGAAATATTAGTATCGTGTTGTTGTGTATGTGTTCCAAATAAGGAGTACATACCAGTGTTATTTTGACCAGTTATGCGAGACCATTTAGAGAGACCAAGAGAAAATAGTTATTATATGGTGGGGATATGAGCCCTATGGTTATGATATATCGGTGTTGTTCGTTTCTCGGATCAAATATCATTGTTCTTAATGAGGTGCTATAATTGCAGGGATTTCGATTTGCTGGTGTAACTTAACGTATGTTTTTAATAAGGTTCCTAATGACTTAACTTATGTCCTGTTCTTAATAAGCTCTCTGATGAATTTGCACAGAGAGAGCACCAGCAAGTTCGATTTACAATTAGCAAGGATGTGTATGTTCCTTCACTAGAATGGCCACCTGCATATGGTCCAATGGGCGCAACTCAACAATTGAAATTGGAAATGAAAGACTTTTGGATTGATAAACTCATAGATAAAGATGTTTCATCAGATTCAACTACAAAGGATGATCATACATGTACAAGCGGGTTGTTTTGCAATACGATTCGAGATAATCTGGTAAACTTAGCTTTGCTTTATTACTGCCAGGCATGGAAATGCCATGTTTCTTATCTATTTTTGTTGTAATGCTAATTAGCGTATATAGTTTTGAAGTTGATTTGATATATGGTTAGTTActgtgtatgttttttttttggatttgtatGTTCCAGATTTCCAGTAGGATTAATCGACAAAAGTGTCAGTTCAAATGGGTTCTTCGGATGTCCATGAGACGCTAGGGGCCTGGCAATTTATCAAAGAAAAAGTTTCATGCT
This DNA window, taken from Papaver somniferum cultivar HN1 unplaced genomic scaffold, ASM357369v1 unplaced-scaffold_133, whole genome shotgun sequence, encodes the following:
- the LOC113333520 gene encoding uncharacterized protein LOC113333520, with translation MNQMLSINLFLIAEWWFKDYLISFDLVEFHLLHYREHQQVRFTISKDVYVPSLEWPPAYGPMGATQQLKLEMKDFWIDKLIDKDVSSDSTTKDDHTCTSGLFCNTIRDNLISSRINRQKCQFKWVLRMSMRR